A genomic segment from Streptomyces sp. NBC_00654 encodes:
- a CDS encoding LuxR family transcriptional regulator, translating into MTNVKLGEALRLLGIDHAAVRVYLVLLELAPAPLSAIEAASGLGGAELARAYGALVDAGLASAAEEGGDVVAPVPPTAGLEILARHRAAEIEESRIAVGGAFESFRRQRLAAYNDNLVEVVTGEAIGARIRHAWVSARNQIRQFESPPYFPLAGATDDALATLARGVTQRVVYSRESLEYPGHLKDVIEPCIKAGEQARVLPSVPVKLVIIDEAYALVSLSIKEADVHNTMLVVQPCGLLSALVALFEQSWQNALPFHGRTTRPGGLPPADRRLLWLLAGGASDDIIARELGISRRTLFRRLQVLMAQLGAANRFQMALQAQRSGWL; encoded by the coding sequence ATGACGAACGTGAAACTCGGCGAGGCCCTGCGGCTTCTGGGCATCGACCACGCGGCGGTCCGGGTCTATCTTGTGCTGCTCGAACTGGCGCCCGCTCCGCTGAGTGCGATCGAGGCCGCGTCCGGTCTGGGCGGTGCGGAACTGGCCAGGGCGTACGGTGCGCTCGTCGACGCCGGTCTGGCCAGCGCCGCCGAGGAGGGCGGGGACGTGGTGGCCCCGGTTCCGCCGACCGCGGGGCTGGAGATCCTCGCCCGGCACCGGGCCGCCGAGATCGAGGAGTCGCGCATCGCCGTCGGGGGCGCGTTCGAGTCGTTCCGGCGGCAGCGGCTCGCCGCGTACAACGACAATCTCGTCGAGGTCGTCACGGGCGAGGCCATCGGCGCCAGGATTCGGCACGCCTGGGTGAGTGCCCGGAACCAGATCCGGCAGTTCGAGTCACCGCCCTACTTCCCCCTGGCGGGAGCCACGGACGACGCGCTGGCCACGCTCGCCCGCGGTGTGACGCAGCGCGTCGTGTACTCGCGCGAGTCACTGGAGTATCCAGGTCACCTGAAGGACGTCATCGAACCGTGCATCAAGGCGGGCGAACAGGCCAGGGTGCTGCCGTCGGTACCCGTCAAGCTCGTGATCATCGACGAGGCGTACGCCCTCGTGTCGTTGTCGATCAAAGAGGCCGACGTGCACAACACCATGCTGGTCGTGCAGCCGTGCGGCCTGCTCTCCGCACTCGTGGCGCTCTTCGAGCAGTCCTGGCAGAACGCCCTGCCGTTCCACGGCCGCACCACACGACCGGGCGGCCTGCCACCGGCCGACCGCCGGCTGCTGTGGCTCCTGGCGGGCGGCGCGAGCGACGACATCATCGCCCGCGAGCTGGGAATCAGCCGCCGTACGCTGTTCCGCCGCCTGCAGGTCCTGATGGCCCAGCTGGGCGCCGCGAACCGTTTCCAGATGGCCCTGCAGGCACAGCGCTCCGGGTGGCTGTGA